In Halopseudomonas nanhaiensis, a single window of DNA contains:
- a CDS encoding DUF4892 domain-containing protein codes for MPSRSRVAGLAAGLSILLTSLAAVSAEERSDAVIEPFPRAELVQERKLDDADHGVVLGNIRRINNQLRAEREVRAVGDLLRLTWRIPDGHSASEAFLHAKQQLLDQPHTMLFFCEARECGSSSLWANQVFGFSRLYGPEDNQAYVAIRLDGEPQRFVSLYSITRGNRHVYLHLDQFTPSEPVLTPLYPTPSTLIKLLRTDGELLLPELDLSDADSAQSRTWLELLNRTLRSDTRLRVVLHGKDAGAVAQSLRDLGLRGQRVEIGETGESGLRIERL; via the coding sequence ATGCCATCCCGAAGTCGAGTAGCCGGACTTGCCGCAGGTCTGAGCATACTGCTGACAAGCCTTGCCGCCGTGTCCGCCGAAGAGCGCAGCGACGCCGTGATCGAGCCATTCCCGCGGGCCGAGCTGGTTCAGGAACGCAAGCTCGATGATGCCGACCACGGCGTGGTTCTCGGCAACATCCGTCGCATCAACAACCAGCTGCGTGCTGAACGGGAAGTCCGTGCCGTGGGTGATCTGCTGCGCCTGACCTGGCGTATTCCCGACGGCCATAGTGCATCGGAAGCCTTCCTCCATGCCAAGCAGCAATTGCTTGATCAGCCGCATACCATGCTGTTTTTCTGTGAGGCGCGCGAATGTGGCAGTAGCAGCCTCTGGGCGAATCAGGTGTTCGGCTTCTCGCGGTTGTACGGCCCGGAAGACAATCAGGCCTATGTGGCCATCCGGCTTGATGGCGAGCCGCAGCGATTTGTCAGCCTCTATTCGATTACCCGGGGCAATCGCCACGTCTATCTGCATCTCGATCAGTTCACGCCGTCCGAGCCGGTTCTGACGCCGCTGTATCCAACGCCATCAACACTCATAAAGCTGTTACGTACTGACGGAGAGCTGCTACTTCCCGAACTGGACCTCAGCGACGCGGACAGCGCCCAGTCACGGACCTGGCTGGAGCTGCTCAATCGCACTCTACGGTCCGATACGCGGCTGCGGGTCGTGCTGCACGGGAAGGACGCCGGGGCCGTCGCACAGTCGCTGCGTGATCTGGGCCTGCGCGGACAACGCGTTGAAATCGGCGAAACCGGGGAGTCCGGTCTGCGCATCGAGCGGCTCTGA
- a CDS encoding penicillin acylase family protein codes for MIQRRFLLKLVALLLLIAALIAAAGLWAFRNTQAQRSGELTLSGLTQPVTVYYDAWGVPHINAGNDADAYRALGYLHAQDRLFQMDLLRRIGAGRLSELFGHESFATDRFFRTLGISRYARDYAERLESQPDAAHVKLIKAYQDGINQYIDSGRMPPEYRLLLTSPDYFTLPDIAHVMGYMAYSFAEAFKTDALVDHVRGTLGERHMRDLVPGWPTNRRSPVSPPSGQISALTPVLEQLAQVERYLPAGQFMGSNAWAVNGSRSQSGMPMLANDPHIGFAIPAVWYEAHIRTPEHEVYGHFLAGLPFALLGHTRHHSWGLTMLMNDEVDFYRERVNPDNAREIWDRGRWKALQQHEEVIRIRGQEDRLVRMYSSRRGPIINDQPGGPQQGADRRPVSLFWTFLDPQSDSTEAFHGFSRAESMAEFEEAAAKHWSPGLNVIYADVENNIAKWTIGRIKSWPDSNNGFALLSGAAERDEFMGYQPFSANPKEINPRSGQIWSANNPPGTSNPRRVLPGYYAPADRADRIAELLDVDRPLNLLDFKAMQMDNRRPRAQAMVADVLPLLRPELVDGALRQPAARAAELLAQWDGSFDRNSVGATIFQRWEENLMRALFADELGAQYEFFRNTNMAQKSLAQLFWTPASPWWDNREQPTRDGRQATVEYAWAQTIESLAGELGSEPDDWRWSRVASLQHTHPLDGRLPFAGRLSTEPVAIDGGRETLNNMRFPLGEGSYQVETGPSTRRLIDLADVEAGLGINPLGQSGNPLDRHYADQAEAFNEGRYRAELFDWQAIEALPDRLELKPSGRRPR; via the coding sequence GTGATACAGCGCCGTTTCCTGCTCAAGCTTGTAGCCCTCCTTCTGCTCATCGCTGCACTGATCGCTGCCGCGGGTCTGTGGGCTTTTCGCAACACCCAGGCGCAGCGCTCCGGGGAGCTGACGCTATCCGGCCTCACCCAGCCGGTGACCGTGTATTACGACGCCTGGGGCGTGCCGCACATCAATGCCGGCAATGACGCTGACGCCTACCGCGCGCTGGGCTACCTGCATGCGCAGGACCGTCTGTTTCAGATGGATCTGCTACGCCGGATCGGCGCCGGCCGGCTGTCGGAACTTTTCGGGCACGAGTCCTTCGCCACCGACCGGTTCTTTCGCACCCTGGGTATCAGCCGTTATGCCAGAGACTATGCCGAGCGGCTGGAGAGCCAACCGGACGCTGCACACGTAAAACTCATCAAGGCCTATCAGGATGGCATCAACCAGTACATCGACAGCGGCAGGATGCCGCCGGAATACCGGCTGCTGCTGACCAGCCCTGACTACTTCACCTTGCCGGATATCGCCCATGTGATGGGTTACATGGCGTACTCCTTCGCTGAAGCTTTCAAGACCGACGCCCTGGTTGACCACGTCCGGGGCACCCTCGGCGAACGCCACATGCGTGATCTGGTGCCAGGCTGGCCGACCAACCGACGGAGTCCCGTATCGCCTCCGTCAGGGCAGATTTCCGCGCTGACCCCGGTCTTGGAGCAGTTGGCGCAGGTAGAGCGGTACCTGCCGGCCGGCCAGTTCATGGGCAGCAATGCCTGGGCGGTCAACGGCAGCCGCAGCCAAAGCGGCATGCCCATGCTGGCCAATGATCCACACATTGGCTTCGCAATACCGGCGGTGTGGTACGAAGCCCATATCCGTACACCGGAGCATGAGGTGTACGGGCATTTTCTGGCCGGCCTGCCCTTCGCGCTATTGGGACACACTCGCCACCACAGCTGGGGCCTGACCATGCTGATGAATGACGAGGTGGACTTCTACCGCGAGCGGGTCAATCCGGACAATGCCCGGGAGATCTGGGATCGCGGTCGCTGGAAGGCCCTGCAGCAGCATGAGGAAGTGATCCGCATCCGCGGTCAGGAAGACCGGCTGGTGCGTATGTACAGCTCCCGCCGCGGACCAATCATCAACGATCAGCCCGGCGGACCTCAGCAGGGTGCCGACCGCCGACCGGTCAGCCTGTTCTGGACGTTCCTCGACCCGCAGAGTGACTCCACCGAAGCCTTCCATGGCTTCTCACGGGCCGAGAGCATGGCCGAATTCGAGGAGGCGGCGGCAAAACACTGGTCTCCCGGTTTGAACGTCATTTATGCCGATGTAGAGAACAACATCGCCAAATGGACCATCGGCCGCATCAAGAGCTGGCCGGACAGCAACAACGGTTTCGCACTGCTCAGCGGCGCTGCCGAACGTGACGAGTTCATGGGTTATCAGCCATTCAGCGCCAACCCGAAGGAGATCAATCCGCGCAGCGGGCAGATTTGGAGCGCGAACAATCCTCCTGGCACCAGTAATCCGCGGAGGGTGTTGCCTGGCTACTACGCCCCTGCCGATCGCGCCGATCGCATTGCCGAGCTGCTGGATGTAGACCGGCCTTTGAATCTGCTGGATTTCAAGGCCATGCAAATGGACAACCGGCGGCCCAGGGCTCAGGCCATGGTTGCCGATGTCCTGCCGCTGCTGCGCCCGGAGCTGGTAGATGGGGCGCTTCGCCAGCCGGCTGCACGGGCTGCGGAGCTGCTGGCACAGTGGGACGGCTCATTTGACCGCAACAGCGTGGGCGCCACGATCTTCCAGCGCTGGGAGGAAAATCTGATGCGGGCGCTGTTCGCAGATGAACTCGGAGCGCAGTACGAGTTCTTCCGCAATACCAACATGGCGCAGAAGAGCCTGGCCCAGCTGTTCTGGACGCCGGCCTCGCCCTGGTGGGACAACCGCGAGCAACCTACCCGCGACGGACGCCAGGCGACCGTGGAATACGCCTGGGCTCAAACCATCGAGTCGTTGGCCGGCGAGCTGGGTAGCGAGCCCGACGACTGGCGCTGGTCCCGGGTCGCGTCGCTGCAGCACACGCATCCGCTGGACGGCAGGCTACCCTTCGCCGGCCGCTTGAGCACCGAACCGGTCGCGATAGATGGTGGTCGGGAGACGCTCAACAACATGCGCTTCCCACTGGGCGAAGGGTCCTATCAGGTAGAGACCGGCCCGTCGACTCGTCGCCTGATCGATCTGGCGGACGTCGAGGCCGGGCTGGGCATCAACCCTCTCGGACAGTCGGGCAACCCGCTGGACAGACATTACGCCGATCAGGCCGAGGCCTTCAACGAAGGACGTTATCGCGCTGAATTGTTCGATTGGCAGGCGATCGAGGCGTTACCGGATCGCCTGGAGCTGAAGCCGAGCGGGCGGCGACCGCGCTGA
- a CDS encoding patatin-like phospholipase family protein codes for MGKSVALVLGSGGARGYAHIGAIAEIERRGYEISCIAGCSMGAVVGGIYAAGGLEAYEEWVSGLDYLDVLRLVDIGFGSLGAIRGEKVFGRIREILGDVRIEDLPISFTAVATDLTNQQEVWFQEGCLHQAMRASAAIPSLFSPVRQGTRVLVDGGLLNPLPIVPVVSSHCDLIMAVNLNAIHSGGYVLPLIERPAPIRQQWDQLLENLSPRSWMGRREGEAVDVLDALETAELEPPAEAAAKRRRDEHAPVEVEEHVGPASMLDLVNLSFETMQASLTQYKIAGYPPDLVIDIPKRLSRFFDFHRAPELIELGRLVTSDTLDRFEGRQSPHA; via the coding sequence ATGGGAAAAAGCGTTGCGCTGGTGCTGGGCAGTGGCGGTGCCCGAGGGTATGCACATATCGGTGCGATCGCGGAGATCGAGCGGCGCGGCTATGAGATCAGCTGCATCGCGGGCTGCTCGATGGGCGCGGTGGTTGGCGGCATTTATGCCGCCGGCGGGCTGGAAGCGTATGAGGAATGGGTGTCGGGTCTCGATTATCTGGATGTGTTGCGCCTGGTGGATATCGGGTTCGGCAGTCTGGGAGCGATACGCGGAGAGAAGGTGTTCGGCCGCATTCGCGAGATCCTCGGCGATGTCAGGATCGAGGATCTGCCGATCTCCTTCACCGCGGTCGCGACGGATCTGACCAACCAGCAGGAAGTGTGGTTTCAGGAAGGGTGCCTGCACCAGGCAATGCGCGCCTCGGCCGCAATCCCCAGCCTGTTTTCCCCTGTGCGCCAGGGCACACGCGTGCTGGTCGATGGCGGGTTGCTCAATCCGCTGCCGATCGTCCCGGTCGTGTCCTCCCACTGCGACCTGATCATGGCGGTCAATCTGAACGCGATTCACAGCGGTGGCTATGTGCTGCCGTTGATCGAGCGCCCCGCACCCATTCGCCAGCAATGGGACCAGTTGCTGGAAAATCTAAGTCCGCGCAGCTGGATGGGCCGCCGTGAAGGGGAGGCGGTAGACGTGCTGGACGCTCTCGAGACAGCGGAGCTGGAGCCACCGGCTGAGGCAGCAGCCAAGCGCCGGCGTGACGAGCATGCGCCGGTCGAGGTCGAGGAGCACGTGGGGCCGGCGAGCATGCTCGATCTGGTCAACCTGTCCTTCGAAACCATGCAGGCTTCATTGACCCAATACAAGATTGCCGGTTACCCGCCGGACCTGGTGATCGATATTCCCAAGCGCCTCAGCCGCTTCTTCGACTTCCACAGGGCGCCCGAGCTGATCGAACTTGGTCGGCTCGTGACCAGCGACACGCTGGACCGTTTCGAAGGCCGGCAGTCGCCGCACGCGTAG
- the selD gene encoding selenide, water dikinase SelD — protein sequence MTQQIRLTEYSHGAGCGCKIAPRVLDEILAVGQPGPAFANLWVGNDSRDDAAVFGLDNDQGIISTTDFFMPIVDDAFDFGRIAATNAISDIYAMGGSPLMAIAILGWPVNLLPPALAGEVVAGARSVCTEAGMPLAGGHSIDAPEPIFGLAVTGVVRRPHLKRNDTARPGARLYLTKPLGIGILTTAEKQKKLRADDIGVARDLMCQLNRIGARFATLEGVQAMTDVTGFGLLGHLVEMAEGSGVKARIEYARVPRLASAEHYLAEGCVPGGTGRNFASYGHKVAELAQGWRNLLCDPQTSGGLLVAVDPVAEAQFLDLASAEGLRLEAIGECLPSDGGAWVEVV from the coding sequence ATGACACAGCAGATCCGACTCACCGAATACAGCCATGGCGCCGGGTGCGGCTGCAAGATCGCGCCGAGAGTGCTCGACGAGATCCTTGCGGTCGGGCAGCCGGGGCCGGCGTTTGCCAACCTCTGGGTCGGCAATGACAGCCGCGATGATGCTGCCGTCTTCGGTCTGGATAACGACCAGGGAATCATCAGCACCACCGACTTTTTCATGCCGATCGTCGATGATGCCTTCGACTTCGGCCGCATCGCCGCGACCAATGCCATCAGCGACATCTACGCAATGGGCGGTTCGCCGCTGATGGCGATCGCCATCCTCGGTTGGCCCGTAAACCTGCTGCCTCCCGCGCTGGCCGGTGAAGTGGTGGCTGGCGCCCGTTCGGTATGTACCGAGGCCGGCATGCCTCTGGCGGGTGGGCATTCGATCGATGCACCCGAGCCGATCTTCGGTCTGGCCGTGACCGGTGTGGTACGCCGCCCTCATCTCAAGCGCAACGACACGGCCCGGCCCGGGGCGCGCCTGTATCTGACCAAGCCGCTGGGCATTGGTATTCTGACCACCGCCGAAAAGCAGAAGAAGCTGCGCGCGGACGACATCGGCGTCGCCCGTGATCTGATGTGTCAGCTCAACCGTATCGGCGCCCGATTCGCCACGCTCGAGGGCGTGCAGGCGATGACCGATGTGACTGGGTTCGGTCTGCTCGGGCATCTGGTCGAGATGGCCGAAGGGTCCGGCGTCAAGGCGCGCATCGAGTACGCCCGGGTGCCCCGTCTGGCCAGTGCCGAACACTATCTGGCCGAGGGCTGCGTGCCGGGTGGAACCGGTCGAAACTTCGCCAGTTACGGCCACAAGGTGGCGGAGCTTGCCCAAGGGTGGCGCAACCTGCTGTGTGATCCACAAACCAGCGGTGGCCTGCTGGTGGCAGTTGATCCTGTCGCAGAGGCGCAGTTTCTTGACCTTGCGAGCGCGGAAGGCCTGCGGCTCGAAGCCATCGGCGAGTGCCTCCCCTCCGATGGCGGTGCCTGGGTCGAGGTGGTCTGA
- the mnmH gene encoding tRNA 2-selenouridine(34) synthase MnmH, which yields MRGNTEDFRQLFLSGTPLMDVRAPIEFAKGAFPNAQNRPLMNDGERQKVGICYKEQGQQAAIDLGNTLVRGKIKQQRIDQWRAFAEANPNGYLYCFRGGLRSQIVQQWLAEAGVEYPRVVGGYKAMRRFLIDTLDHAVAECPLTLVAGLTGTGKTEVIAALDHSLDLEGHAHHRGSSFGRHATPQPGQIDFENRLAIEALHVLEAGHRSLVLEDEGRIVGSCSVPVELFRTMQAAPLVWLDDSFDNRVSRILGDYVIDMQAEFDELYPEEPDRAFAALSEHLLGSLLRIRKRLGGERHQQLEALMQAALDVHQRTGDEQEHRAWIAALLEHYYDPMYAYQRSGKEERVVFSGTQDEVIDYLRAQRPAQSGPGV from the coding sequence ATGCGCGGCAACACGGAGGACTTCCGTCAGCTTTTCCTGTCCGGCACGCCGTTGATGGATGTGCGTGCGCCCATCGAGTTCGCCAAGGGCGCGTTCCCCAATGCGCAGAACCGGCCATTGATGAACGATGGCGAGCGGCAGAAGGTAGGTATCTGCTACAAGGAGCAGGGCCAGCAGGCGGCAATTGATCTGGGCAACACGCTGGTGCGCGGCAAGATCAAGCAACAGCGCATCGATCAGTGGCGCGCATTCGCCGAAGCCAACCCGAACGGCTATCTCTATTGTTTCCGTGGCGGCCTGCGCTCGCAGATCGTGCAGCAATGGCTTGCGGAAGCGGGCGTGGAGTACCCGCGGGTGGTCGGCGGCTACAAGGCGATGCGACGTTTTCTGATCGATACACTTGATCATGCGGTAGCCGAGTGCCCCCTCACGCTGGTGGCGGGCCTGACGGGCACCGGCAAGACCGAAGTCATTGCGGCGCTCGACCACAGCCTGGATCTCGAGGGGCATGCTCACCACCGTGGCTCGAGTTTTGGTCGCCACGCCACGCCGCAGCCGGGGCAGATCGATTTCGAGAACCGTCTGGCGATCGAGGCCCTGCACGTGCTCGAAGCAGGCCACCGCTCCCTGGTACTCGAGGATGAAGGGCGGATAGTCGGCAGCTGCTCGGTTCCGGTCGAACTGTTCCGCACAATGCAGGCGGCGCCCCTGGTGTGGCTCGATGACAGTTTTGATAACCGCGTCAGCCGTATCCTGGGTGACTATGTTATCGACATGCAGGCCGAGTTCGACGAGCTGTATCCTGAGGAGCCGGACAGAGCGTTCGCTGCCCTCTCCGAGCATCTGCTGGGTAGTCTGCTGCGCATTCGCAAACGCCTTGGCGGAGAACGTCATCAGCAGCTGGAGGCGCTTATGCAGGCTGCGCTCGACGTGCACCAGCGGACCGGCGACGAGCAGGAACACCGCGCCTGGATTGCCGCGCTGCTGGAGCATTATTACGACCCGATGTACGCCTATCAGCGATCCGGCAAGGAGGAGCGCGTTGTATTCAGCGGTACCCAGGATGAGGTGATCGATTATCTGCGGGCCCAGCGCCCGGCTCAGTCCGGACCTGGCGTCTGA
- a CDS encoding SDR family oxidoreductase, producing the protein MSKQFQDKVVLVTGAAAGIGEATARAFAAAGAKVVLSDVSVDVGEVVASAIRADGGEALFVACDVIDGKQVAALMEAVIARYGRLDCAFNNAGVEYEKGKLAEGTEEEFDGIMGVNVKGVWQCMRHEIPLMLKQGGGAIVNTASVAALGAAPKMSIYSASKHAVLGLTRSAAVEYGRKNIRVNAVCPAVIDTDMFRRAAALDPRKAEFAAAMHPVGRIGTAEEIAAAVLYLCSDGAAFTTGIALPVDGGATCV; encoded by the coding sequence GTGAGCAAGCAATTCCAAGACAAGGTTGTGCTGGTGACGGGTGCCGCAGCGGGCATCGGCGAGGCCACGGCACGCGCATTCGCCGCCGCCGGTGCGAAAGTGGTGCTGTCGGACGTCAGTGTCGACGTGGGCGAGGTGGTCGCGTCAGCGATTCGTGCCGACGGCGGCGAAGCGCTGTTCGTCGCCTGCGATGTGATCGACGGCAAGCAGGTTGCAGCGTTGATGGAAGCGGTCATTGCTCGCTACGGTCGGCTTGATTGTGCGTTCAACAACGCAGGTGTCGAGTACGAAAAGGGCAAGCTCGCCGAAGGCACTGAAGAAGAATTCGATGGCATCATGGGCGTCAACGTGAAAGGCGTGTGGCAGTGCATGCGACACGAGATACCCCTGATGCTCAAGCAGGGTGGGGGAGCCATCGTGAACACGGCGTCCGTGGCCGCATTGGGTGCTGCACCAAAGATGAGTATCTACAGCGCAAGCAAGCACGCCGTCCTCGGCCTGACCCGCTCGGCAGCCGTTGAATACGGCAGAAAGAACATCCGGGTCAACGCGGTGTGTCCAGCAGTCATCGACACCGACATGTTCCGCCGCGCTGCGGCTCTCGATCCACGCAAGGCCGAGTTCGCCGCTGCCATGCATCCGGTCGGTCGGATCGGCACGGCCGAGGAAATCGCCGCCGCAGTGCTCTACCTGTGTTCGGACGGCGCCGCATTTACCACCGGCATCGCGCTTCCCGTCGACGGCGGCGCCACCTGCGTCTGA
- a CDS encoding Smr/MutS family protein — translation MTQDSNEPDELELFRQATQGVKRISTDRADVGKPRTDRTLVRTLQARATRDQQGIKVDGLSDQFVIDVHPEEALSWAANGVQESQLKKLKTGQIPFEGSIDLHGMTVERARELLWAFLAEAARMEVRCVRVTHGKALRKDGRKPILKSHVNTWLRQHVQVLGFTSCIPRHGGTGSVYVLLKRTMLEGRDD, via the coding sequence ATGACCCAGGACAGCAACGAACCGGACGAGCTGGAGCTGTTTCGGCAAGCCACCCAGGGCGTCAAGCGCATCTCCACCGATCGGGCTGATGTCGGCAAGCCGCGTACGGACCGCACACTGGTCAGAACGCTCCAGGCACGCGCCACGCGTGATCAGCAGGGCATCAAGGTCGATGGCCTGTCGGATCAGTTCGTGATCGACGTACACCCGGAAGAAGCGCTCAGCTGGGCCGCCAATGGCGTCCAGGAATCACAGTTGAAGAAACTCAAGACCGGGCAGATTCCCTTCGAGGGCAGTATCGACCTGCACGGCATGACCGTAGAACGGGCCCGCGAGTTGTTGTGGGCGTTTCTCGCCGAGGCCGCGAGGATGGAAGTTCGCTGCGTTCGGGTCACCCATGGCAAGGCGCTGCGCAAGGATGGCCGCAAACCGATTCTCAAGAGCCACGTCAATACCTGGCTCCGCCAACACGTCCAGGTCCTCGGATTCACATCCTGTATCCCCCGCCACGGCGGCACCGGCTCGGTCTATGTACTGCTCAAGCGGACCATGCTCGAAGGGAGGGATGACTAA
- the prmB gene encoding 50S ribosomal protein L3 N(5)-glutamine methyltransferase, whose protein sequence is MFETAALKTIRDLVRWGVSRFHQAGVYFGHGTDNAWDESRLLVLEALYLPWETPQDYLDCHVTDDERDAVLSLLQRRVDERIPAAYLTGHARFAGLDFIVDERVLVPRSPIAELIENRFEPWLERDPLTILDLCTGSGCIGIACAYAFPEADVVLADLSGDALAVAELNIDAHGLQDRVEARWSDGLSGMAGERFDLIVSNPPYVDAEDMRDLPDEYLHEPEIGLACGEDGLDLVRRMLAEAADHLTEDGLLVVEVGNSMVHVMAEWPEVDFEWVKFERGGHGVFVLSAEQCRHYQDLF, encoded by the coding sequence ATGTTCGAAACAGCCGCACTCAAGACCATTAGAGACCTGGTGCGCTGGGGCGTCAGTCGATTTCATCAGGCCGGGGTCTATTTCGGGCATGGTACCGATAACGCCTGGGATGAGTCCCGCCTGCTGGTGCTCGAGGCCCTGTACCTCCCCTGGGAAACACCACAGGACTATCTCGACTGCCATGTCACCGATGATGAGCGCGATGCGGTGCTCAGCCTGTTGCAGCGCAGGGTCGATGAACGCATCCCTGCGGCCTATCTGACCGGCCACGCGCGCTTCGCGGGGCTTGATTTCATAGTCGACGAACGCGTGCTGGTGCCGCGGTCACCCATCGCCGAGCTTATCGAGAACCGTTTCGAACCCTGGCTGGAGCGGGATCCGCTGACCATCCTCGACCTGTGTACCGGCAGCGGCTGTATCGGCATCGCATGCGCCTATGCGTTCCCCGAAGCTGACGTTGTGCTGGCCGACCTGTCCGGCGATGCACTGGCCGTTGCCGAGCTGAACATCGATGCCCATGGTCTGCAGGACCGGGTTGAGGCGCGCTGGTCAGACGGCTTGAGCGGGATGGCCGGCGAGCGCTTCGACCTGATCGTCAGCAATCCGCCCTATGTCGACGCTGAAGACATGCGCGACCTGCCCGATGAGTACCTGCACGAGCCCGAGATCGGTCTGGCCTGCGGTGAAGACGGCCTCGATCTGGTACGGCGGATGCTGGCCGAGGCAGCCGATCACCTGACTGAAGATGGTCTGCTGGTTGTCGAGGTAGGTAACAGCATGGTTCATGTCATGGCCGAATGGCCTGAAGTGGACTTCGAGTGGGTCAAGTTCGAACGGGGCGGGCATGGCGTGTTCGTCCTGTCAGCGGAGCAGTGCCGCCACTACCAGGATCTCTTCTAA
- a CDS encoding TSUP family transporter, with the protein MEAMLEVVMPPGLDLAAAWILVIAAGCTSAVTASLGIGGGVLLLAIMALIMPPAAIIPVHGVVQLGSNANRALMTVRHINLRVIAWFAPGVVIGAALGSLLLVELPLAVVQLAIALFILLLCWGPPIPRLATGRVGTLLASIMTTFISLFVGATGPLVAAFVKQQQGGERFSTVATFAAAMSLQHAPKALVYGAAGFVFRDWLGLMVMMIVAGAVGTWAGLRLLTHVSDQRFARIFNVLLTLLALRLAWTAISGWI; encoded by the coding sequence ATGGAAGCCATGCTGGAAGTTGTCATGCCTCCCGGGCTGGACCTCGCTGCCGCCTGGATACTGGTCATCGCCGCGGGATGCACGTCGGCCGTCACGGCGTCCCTGGGGATCGGCGGTGGGGTTCTGCTGCTGGCGATCATGGCACTGATCATGCCGCCGGCGGCGATTATCCCGGTGCATGGCGTGGTGCAGCTGGGCTCGAACGCCAATCGCGCCCTGATGACCGTCCGCCACATCAATCTTCGGGTCATTGCCTGGTTCGCGCCCGGCGTCGTCATCGGCGCGGCCCTGGGCAGTCTGTTGCTGGTGGAGCTGCCACTGGCGGTCGTTCAGTTGGCGATCGCACTATTCATCCTGCTGCTGTGCTGGGGTCCGCCTATTCCAAGACTGGCGACCGGGCGAGTCGGTACCCTCCTCGCCTCGATCATGACCACGTTCATCAGCCTGTTCGTCGGAGCAACCGGGCCGCTGGTAGCGGCCTTTGTCAAGCAACAGCAAGGCGGCGAGCGTTTCAGCACGGTGGCCACCTTCGCCGCCGCGATGAGCCTGCAGCATGCTCCGAAAGCGCTGGTATACGGTGCAGCAGGCTTCGTATTCCGGGACTGGCTGGGCCTGATGGTGATGATGATTGTGGCAGGCGCCGTTGGCACCTGGGCCGGACTGCGATTGTTGACTCATGTCAGCGACCAACGCTTTGCGCGGATATTCAACGTGCTGCTCACCCTGCTCGCGCTGCGTCTGGCCTGGACAGCGATCAGCGGCTGGATCTGA
- the aroC gene encoding chorismate synthase, whose amino-acid sequence MSGNTIGTLFTVTTAGESHGPALVAIVDGCPPGLELSADDLQRDLDRRKPGTSRHTTQRQEPDEVEILSGVFEGRTTGSPIGLLIRNTDQKSKDYSAIKDLFRPAHADYTYHHKYGIRDYRGGGRSSARETAMRVAAGAIARKYLAAQGIQVRGYMSQLGPIDIPFRSWEGVQDNAFFCADPSKVPELEAYMDQLRRDQDSVGARITVVADGVPPGLGEPIFDRLDAELAYALMSINAVKGVEIGAGFASVAQRGTEHRDELTPAGFTSNNAGGVLGGISSGQPIVAHIALKPTSSITTPGRSIDVHGQPVEVITKGRHDPCVGIRATPIAEAMMALVLMDHLLRHRGQNADVRVDTPVLGQL is encoded by the coding sequence ATGTCCGGGAATACCATTGGCACTCTGTTCACCGTTACCACCGCCGGCGAAAGTCACGGTCCGGCCCTGGTTGCCATCGTCGACGGGTGCCCACCCGGCCTCGAGCTCAGTGCCGATGATCTGCAGCGCGATCTGGATCGGCGCAAGCCGGGTACCAGCCGCCATACCACCCAGCGTCAGGAGCCGGATGAGGTGGAAATTCTCTCCGGCGTATTCGAAGGCCGCACGACCGGAAGCCCCATCGGTCTGCTGATACGCAATACCGACCAGAAGTCCAAGGATTACTCGGCGATCAAGGATCTGTTCCGTCCGGCGCATGCCGATTACACCTACCACCACAAGTACGGTATCCGTGATTACCGCGGCGGTGGGCGCTCTTCTGCACGCGAGACAGCCATGCGCGTCGCCGCGGGTGCCATCGCCCGCAAGTATCTGGCTGCTCAGGGCATACAGGTGCGCGGTTATATGAGTCAGCTTGGACCCATCGACATCCCGTTCCGCAGCTGGGAAGGCGTGCAAGACAACGCGTTTTTCTGTGCCGACCCCAGCAAGGTCCCCGAGCTTGAGGCCTACATGGACCAGTTGCGTCGCGACCAGGACTCGGTCGGCGCGCGAATCACTGTCGTTGCCGATGGCGTCCCGCCGGGCCTCGGTGAGCCGATCTTTGACCGGCTCGATGCTGAACTGGCCTACGCGCTGATGAGCATCAATGCCGTCAAGGGGGTCGAGATCGGCGCCGGGTTCGCCTCGGTCGCTCAACGCGGTACCGAGCATCGCGATGAGCTGACGCCCGCCGGTTTCACCAGTAACAACGCTGGCGGGGTGCTGGGCGGCATCTCATCGGGGCAGCCGATTGTCGCGCATATCGCGCTGAAGCCGACCTCGAGCATCACCACCCCGGGCCGCTCGATCGATGTGCATGGCCAGCCGGTGGAAGTGATCACCAAGGGTCGCCACGACCCGTGCGTGGGTATCCGCGCCACGCCGATCGCCGAAGCGATGATGGCCCTGGTGCTGATGGATCATCTGTTGCGACACCGCGGGCAAAACGCGGACGTGCGGGTCGATACGCCGGTGCTCGGGCAGCTCTGA